In the genome of Triticum urartu cultivar G1812 chromosome 5, Tu2.1, whole genome shotgun sequence, one region contains:
- the LOC125507083 gene encoding PI-PLC X domain-containing protein At5g67130-like, translating to MGQGQLDLVYMGAAVAAAAVVLVMAGLLGAAAASVGDQCSTSAGCGAGQWCFDCEPKLAGSHCARSTATNPFQLVNNSLPFNKYAYLTTHNSFAIVGEPSHTGIPRITFDNQEDTVTDQLNNGVRALMLDTYDFKGGVWLCHSSGGKCNDFTAFEPALDTFKEIEAFLSANPSEIVTLILEDYVHAPNGLTNVFKASGLQKYWFPVLKMPKNGQQWPLVSDMVKSNQRLLVFTSARSKQVTEGIAYQWNFMVENNYGDDGMDAGKCSNRAESAPLNDKTKSLVLMNYFPSVPMKPTACLQHSRGLTGMSNTCYGSAGNRWANFIAVDYYKRSEGGGAFQATDLLNGMLLCGCQDVKACQRGSSVVCSA from the exons ATGGGACAAGGTCAACTAGATCTAGTATAT ATGGgggcagcagtagcagcagcagcagtggTTCTAGTCATGGCTGGCCTCTTGGGAGCTGCAGCTGCCAGT GTAGGCGACCAGTGTTCGACGAGTGCTGGCTGCGGTGCCGGGCAGTGGTGCTTCGACTGCGAGCCGAAGCTCGCCGGCTCCCACTGCGCCCGCTCCACCGCCACCAACCCCTTCCAACTCGTT AATAACTCGTTGCCATTCAATAAGTACGCCTACCTCACGACGCACAATTCATTCGCGATTGTTGGGGAACCGTCGCACACCGGAATTCCACGCATCACCTTCGACAACCAGGAGGATACAGTCACCGATCAGTTAAAT AATGGTGTTCGCGCGCTAATGCTCGATACATATGACTTCAAAGGAGGTGTATGGTTGTGCCATTCCAGTGGAGGCAAATGCAACGATTTTACTGCATTT GAACCGGCATTGGACACGTTCAAGGAAATTGAGGCCTTTCTTTCTGCCAATCCATCTGAAATTGTTACGTTAATCCTGGAAGACTATGTTCATGCGCCAAATGGCCTGACAAACGTGTTCAAGGCCTCTGGTCTGCAAAAGTACTGGTTTCCGGTGTTGAAAATGCCAAAGAATGGTCAGCAGTGGCCTCTTGTCAGCGATATGGTCAAAAGCAACCAGCGCCTCCTTGTGTTCACCTCTGCCAGATCGAAGCAAGTCACAGAAGGAATCGCATACCAGTGGAATTTCATGGTTGAGAACAATT ATGGCGACGATGGAATGGATGCTGGCAAATGCTCAAACCGTGCGGAGTCCGCGCCGCTCAACGACAAGACCAAGTCACTGGTCCTCATGAACTACTTCCCATCTGTCCCAATGAAGCCGACTGCGTGTTTGCAGCACTCCAGGGGCCTCACTGGGATGTCTAACACATGCTACGGCTCAGCTGGAAACCGATGGGCTAATTTCATCGCAGTTGATTACTACAAG AGAAGCGAGGGAGGGGGTGCGTTCCAAGCCACCGATCTGCTCAACGGCATGCTCCTGTGTGGATGTCAGGACGTCAAGGCTTGCCAG CGAGGATCTAGTGTAGTATGCTCTGCCTGA
- the LOC125506649 gene encoding splicing factor 3B subunit 1-like — MAASGDEGRSSLGRECSSKQGRPKPRPGVLVRAACGLREAEPGRGALRPVAAREGVGAGRVDGGVVGSGWGWEAGAGSGGRRRSEEGRRGSGRGTGRGTGGGRRRGAVRVERRRSVGAAGSTAASGARWGMSGGVDELVRPFVHKILVVIEPLLIDEDYYARAEGREIISNLSKAAGLATMIAAMRPDIDNIDEYVRNTTTRAFSVVASALGIPALLPFLKAVCQSKKSWQARHTGIKIVQQIAILMGCAVLPHLKNLVEIIEHGLTDENQKVRTITALSLAALAEAAAPYGIESFDSVLRPLWKGTRSHSGKVHAAFLKAIGFIIPLMDAEYASFYTKGVMPVLIREFKSPDEEMKKIVLKVVKQCVSTEGVQADYIRSQCVISTQCLDPDCIRSHRVLSAFFKHFWVRRMALDRRNYKQLVETTVEMANKVGVPDIVGKIVEDLKDESEPYRRMVMETIEKVVANLGTSDIDPRLEELLIDGILYAFQEQTSDDANVMLNGFGAVVNALGQRVKPYLPQICGTIKWRLNNKSAKVRQQAADLISRIAIVMKQCQEEQLMGHLGVVLYEYLGEEYPEVLGSILGALKAIVNVIGMTKMTPPIKDLLPRLTPILKNRHEKVQENCIDLVGRIADRGAEFVPAREWMRICFELLEMLKAHKKGIRRATVNTFGYIAKAIGPQDVLATLLNNLKVQERQNRVCTTVAIAIVAETCSPFTVLPALMNEYRVPELNVQNGVLKSLSFLFEYIGEMGKDYIYAVAPLLEDALMDRDLVHRQTAASAIKHMALGVAGLGCEDALVHLLNYVWPNIFETSPHLINAVMEAIEGMRVALGAAVVLNYCLQGVFHPARKVREVYWKIYNSLYIGAQDALVASYPALGDLGNNDIFSRPELTMFV; from the exons ATGGCGGCGTCTGGCGATGAAGGGAGGAGCTCACTGGGGCGGGAGTGCTCATCGAAGCAGGGCCGGCCGAAGCCGCGCCCAGGAGTGCTCGTTAGGGCGGCCTGCGGGCTCCGGGAGGCCGAGCCAGGGCGGGGAGCCCTGCGGCCGGTGGCGGCGCGAGAAGGGGTCGGCGCGGGCCGGGTGGACGGCGGCGTTGTGGGGTCGGGGTGGGGTTGGGAGGCCGGGGCGGGGTCGGGTGGACGGCGGCGCAGCGAGGAGGGGCGGAGAGGGTCGGGGCGAGGGACGGGGAGGGGCacgggcggcggcaggcggcggggaGCGGTGCGGGTGGAGCGGCGGCGCAGCGTGGGGGCGGCGGGGAGCACCGCAGCGTCGGGGGCGCGATGGGGAATGAGTGGAGGGG TGGATGAGCTGGTCCGTCCATTTGTGCACAAGATTCTTGTAGTTATCGAGCCACTTTTGATTGATGAGGATTACTACGCTCGTGCTGAGGGCAGGGAGATTATCTCAAATCTTAGCAAAGCTGCCGGTCTTGCTACTATGATTGCCGCTATGAGACCGGATATTGATAACATTGACGAGTATGTGAGGAATACAACTACTAGGGCATTCAGTGTGGTGGCTTCTGCTTTGGGTATCCCCGCCCTCCTCCCATTCTTGAAGGCTGTTTGTCAGAGTAAGAAGTCCTGGCAAGCTCGACACACTGGTATCAAGATTGTTCAGCAGATTGCTATTCTCATGGGCTGTGCTGTTCTGCCTCACCTTAAGAACCTAGTTGAGATTATTGAGCATGGTCTAACTGATGAGAACCAGAAAGTGCGGACAATCACTGCTCTCTCTCTTGCTGCACTTGCTGAAGCTGCTGCGCCCTATGGTATAGAAAGTTTTGATAGTGTGTTGAGGCCTCTCTGGAAGGGTACCAGATCTCACAGTGGAAAGGTCCATGCTGCCTTCTTGAAGGCTATTGGTTTCATCATCCCTCTTATGGATGCTGAGTATGCCAGTTTCTACACGAAGGGTGTGATGCCAGTCTTAATCAGAGAATTCAAGTCCCCGGATGAAGAGATGAAGAAGATTGTCCTGAAGGTTGTGAAGCAGTGTGTCAGTACAGAGGGTGTACAGGCTGATTATATCCGGAGTCAGTGTGTCATCAGCACACAGTGTTTAGATCCTGATTGTATCCGGAGTCACAGAGTCCTTTCAGCGTTCTTCAAACACTTCTGGGTTAGGAGAATGGCTCTAGATCGTAGGAACTATAAGCAACTTGTGGAAACAACAGTAGAGATGGCAAACAAGGTGGGAGTTCCTGATATCGTCGGGAAGATTGTTGAGGATCTGAAAGATGAAAGTGAGCCTTACAGGAGAATGGTGATGGAAACAATTGAGAAGGTGGTGGCCAACTTGGGTACCTCGGATATTGATCCTCGTCTGGAGGAGCTGCTTATTGATGGCATCCTGTATGCTTTCCAGGAGCAGACAAGTGATGATGCAAATGTCATGCTTAATGGCTTTGGAGCTGTTGTGAATGCGCTTGGCCAGAGGGTCAAGCCTTACCTTCCGCAGATATGTGGTACCATCAAGTGGCGGTTGAACAACAAGAGTGCAAAAGTTAGGCAACAAGCTGCTGATCTGATCTCAAGGATAGCTATTGTGATGAAGCAGTGCCAGGAGGAACAGCTTATGGGTCACCTGGGTGTTGTGCTATATGAGTACTTGGGGGAGGAGTATCCTGAGGTGCTGGGTTCAATTCTCGGAGCGTTGAAGGCTATCGTGAATGTAATTGGCATGACTAAGATGACGCCTCCAATCAAGGATCTTCTTCCTCGTCTGACCCCCATATTGAAAAATAGGCATGAGAAGGTCCAAGAGAACTGCATTGATCTAGTTGGTAGGATAGCTGATCGCGGAGCAGAATTCGTACCAGCTCGGGAGTGGATGAGGATTTGTTTTGAGCTGCTGGAAATGTTGAAGGCTCACAAGAAGGGTATCAGAAGAGCCACTGTGAACACATTTGGTTATATTGCCAAGGCAATCGGGCCTCAGGATGTGTTGGCCACTCTGTTGAATAACTTGAAGGTGCAGGAGCGACAGAACCGTGTTTGCACGACTGTAGCAATTGCTATTGTTGCTGAAACTTGCTCACCTTTCACAGTTTTGCCTGCCCTCATGAATGAGTACCGGGTTCCGGAGCTCAATGTCCAAAATGGTGTTTTGAAATCTCTCTCTTTCCTCTTTGAGTATATTGGTGAGATGGGCAAAGATTACATATATGCGGTCGCTCCCTTGCTTGAAGATGCACTGATGGACAGGGATCTGGTTCACAGGCAGACTGCTGCGTCTGCTATCAAGCATATGGCTCTAGGAGTTGCAGGCTTGGGTTGTGAGGATGCTCTTGTCCATTTGCTCAACTATGTCTGGCCCAACATATTTGAGACATCTCCCCATCTCATAAATGCCGTCATGGAAGCTATCGAGGGAATGCGAGTTGCTCTAGGCGCAGCCGTGGTTCTGAATTATTGCCTTCAAGGCGTCTTCCATCCAGCAAGGAAAGTACGTGAAGTATACTGGAAGATCTACAACTCGCTGTATATTGGCGCACAGGATGCACTTGTGGCTTCTTATCCTGCACTAGGCGATCTTGGAAACAACGACATCTTCAGCCGTCCAGAGCTAACCATGTTCGTGTGA